A single region of the Eulemur rufifrons isolate Redbay chromosome 8, OSU_ERuf_1, whole genome shotgun sequence genome encodes:
- the DENND2C gene encoding DENN domain-containing protein 2C codes for MDVGFSRSAAQTLSRSHCKNIKQKISQWEGRANGVSNPEKWHPKDFGVRYNNCHQEILPKKNPLAEGKSKKLDVTSSQNVSLGINENAKSCDQNEDESEKHKYDDTCFFKNESESSWVCSQVKQIESCKEVILDPETSLPPGNFYTSQILWKKIEALPPDKVLNLALEHCDSSEKELNFRVLDSSCGITKSLENIYSEPEGHECGLSINPLPKPRRTFRYLSESGVMPYKERNCDKRYCENNFCAESSLASSQEPEPKKYGGKIRGRSKRKSFEFEDIQHFRSRNSQKIHEELGRNSGSALYYTQSEDNIYEDIIYPTKENPYEDIPVQPLPMWRSPSAWKLPPTKSAFKAPKLVLKIDDIFESKRGKKRVKLHPYTGKEVVPPAKGETSGNESDAEYLPKNRHKRLAQLQLSSKRNPHYQTLERDLIELQEQQLFELFVVVSLQKKPSGISYIPQIIQQFPGKGDHGYKQSKDTEERLKVIPKFCFPDSKDWVPTSELKSETFSFVLTGEDGSRWFGYCKKLLPEGKGKRLPEVYCMVSRLGCFNLFSKILDEVEKRREMSPALVYPFMQSVMEAPFPAPGRTITVKSYLPGAGDGSIELCRPLDSRLEHVDFECLFKCLSVCHLIRVCASLLLERRVIFVANSLSTLSKCGHAVVATLYPFTWQHTYIPVLPASMIDIVCSPTPFLIGILSCSLPQLQDLPIEEVLIVDLCADKFLQEVSDEDEILPPKLQAALVQILEERNEILAQEQNFSQDVTLNSLVSEAFVRFFVELVGHYSLNMTVTERGERVFQREPFRKSHTSRSVRHFLNLFMETQMFAGFIQDRELRKSGVKGLFEVRALQYLETIPESEPSGVNRILRSLGSKMKFLQKK; via the exons ATGGATGTTGGTTTTTCTCGTTCTGCTGCTCAGACACTGTCAAGAAGCCACTgcaaaaacatcaaacaaaaaaTTTCTCAGTGGGAAGGAAGGGCTAATGGTGTATCTAATCCAGAAAAGTGGCATCCAAAGGACTTTGGAGTGAGATATAACAACTGTCACCAAGAGATTCTTCCTAAGAAAAATCCTCTTGCTGAGGGAAAGAGCAAAAAGTTGGATGTAACCAGCTCTCAAAATGTGAGTCTAGGTATAAATGAAAATGCCAAAAGCTGTGATCAAAATGAGGATGAGAGTGAGAAACATAAATATGATGATACatgcttctttaaaaatgaatcagAATCCAGTTGGGTGTGTTCTCAGGTCAAACAAATTGAAAGTTGTAAAGAAGTTATTTTAGATCCAGAGACTTCATTACCTCCAGGAAACTTCTATACCTCACAAATATTGTGGAAGAAAATAGAAGCACTTCCCCCAGATAAAGTCTTAAATTTGGCTTTAGAACATTGTGACTCTTCAGAAAAAGAACTGAATTTCAGAGTTCTGGATAGTTCATGTGGAATTACTAAGagcttagaaaatatttactctgaACCTGAGGGGCACGAATGTGGACTTTCTATAAATCCTTTGCCAAAACCTCGTAGGACGTTCAGATATTTATCTGAATCTGGTGTTATGccatataaagaaagaaactgtgaCAAAAGAtactgtgaaaataatttttgtgcaGAATCTTCTTTGGCTTCTTCCCAGGAACCTGAACCAAAGAAATATGGTGGAAAAATTAGAGGAAGATCTAAGAG GAAATCCTTTGAGTTTGAGGATATTCAGCACTTTCGAAGTCGGAACTCACAGAAGATTCATGAAGAACTTGGAAGAAATTCTGGTTCAGCACTTTATTACACACAATCTGAGGACAACATCTATGAGGATATCATAT atcCCACCAAAGAAAATCCATATGAAGATATTCCAGTGCAGCCTTTACCCATGTGGAGATCTCCTTCAGCATGGAAGTTACCACCCACTAAAAGTGCTTTCAAGGCACCCAAG CTTGTATTGAAAATAGATGACATATTTGAATctaagagagggaagaagagggtaAAGTTACACCCTTACACTGGAAAAGAAGTAGTACCTCCTGCAAAAG GTGAAACCAGTGGGAACGAAAGTGATGCCGAGTATCTGCCAAAGA ATCGCCACAAGCGCTTAGCACAGCTGCAGCTGTCTTCCAAGAGGAATCCTCACTACCAGACCTTGGAGCGGGATCTTATTGAATTACAAGAGCAGCAGCTGTTTGAACTCTTTGTGGTGGTATCTCTACAGAAGAAACCATCAGGAATAAGCTATATTCCCCAAATCATACAACAATTCCCTGGCAAG GGTGATCATGGCTATAAGCAATCCAAAGACACTGAAGAGAGGCTCAAAGTTATcccaaaattttgttttcctgactcAAAGGACTGGGTGCCAACCTCAGAACTCAAGAG TGAAACGTTCTCCTTTGTCTTGACTGGTGAAGATGGAAGCCGGTGGTTTGGTTACTGTAAGAAGCTCTTG ccaGAAGGCAAAGGAAAGCGACTCCCTGAGGTATACTGCATGGTTAGTCGCCTAGGCTGCTTCAATCTTTTTTCAAAG ATTCTGGATGAagtagagaagagaagagaaatgtcTCCAGCTCTTGTTTACCCATTCATGCAAAGTGTCATGGAAGCTCCCTTCCCAGCTCCTGGACGCACCATCACAGTTAAGAGCTACCTTCCTGGGGCTGGAGATGGG TCAATTGAACTCTGCCGACCACTAGATTCCCGATTGGAACATGTTGATTTTGAATGTCTCTTTAAGTGCCTGAGTGTGTGTCACCTCATCCGAGTCTGTGCTTCTCTCCTCTTAGAGCGGAGGGTAATCTTTGTTGCCAACAGCTTAag TACTCTGTCAAAGTGTGGCCATGCCGTGGTAGCCACACTGTATCCATTCACCTGGCAGCATACCTACATCCCAGTCCTGCCAGCATCTATGATCGACATTGTGTGCTCACCTACTCCATTCCTTATTGGAATCCTATCTTGCTCCTTACCACAGCTCCAGGACCTGCCCATTGAAGAG GTGCTGATAGTTGATCTCTGTGCAGACAAGTTCTTACAGGAG gtatCTGATGAGGATGAAATTTTACCACCTAAACTACAAGCCGCCCTAGTGCAGATTTTGGAAGAACGAAATGAAATCTTGGCTCAGGAGCAGAATTTTTCACAAG ATGTGACACTCAACTCTCTGGTGTCTGAAGCATTTGTCAGGTTTTTTGTAGAGCTCGTGGgacattattctttaaatatgacTGTCACTGAGCGTGGGGAGCGTGTATTCCAAAGAGAGCCATTCCGTAAGTCCCACACCTCCCGAAGTGTACGCCATTTCCTAAATCTCTTCATGGAGACTCAGATGTTTGCAGGATTCATCCAGGACCGAGAGCTTCGGAAAAGTGGGGTTAAAG GTTTGTTTGAGGTCCGGGCCCTCCAATATTTGGAAACAATTCCTGAGTCTGAGCCCAGTGGGGTGAATAGAATTTTGCGGAGTCTTG GAAGTAAAATGAAATTtctgcagaagaaatga